Below is a window of Leishmania donovani BPK282A1 complete genome, chromosome 21 DNA.
GCGTGCCATCGACTTTGGTCGTTCCGTCCAGCATGAGTAAGATTATGGAGATCGACAGCCACATTGCGACTGTCATGAGCGGCATGGTTGCAGATGCGCGCATCCTTGTCGAGCACGCCCGCGTGGAGTCGCAGAACCACCGCTTCACCTACAACGAGCCCATGTCCGTGGAGTCCTGCACGCTAGCGACGTGCGACCTGTCGATCCAGTTTGGTGAGAGCGGTGGCAAGCGCAAGCTGATGTCACGCCCGTTCGGCGTGTCGCTGCTCATCGCCGGCGTAGATGAAAAGGGCCCGCAGCTGTGGCAGACAGACCccagcggcacgcacacgcgctacGACGCCCAAGCCattggtggcggtgccgaggcggcgcagagtGTCTTCACGGAGCGCTACCACCGCAACatgacgctggaggagggcgagacgCTCGCGGTGGACATTCTGAAGCAGGTGATGGAGGACCAGCTGTCGCCGGAGAACATAGAGGTGGCCGTAGTGCGGGCAGACGACGGCAAGCTGCACATGTACACACCCACAGAAATCAAAGCAATCATGAGTCGCATGCCGGAGTAAGAAATGGAAGACAACCAATGGAACATGCAGATGTAGCAGTCGACGATCGCCCCACTCCTCTGTGAAGAGTAGGATTCACAGAATAGAAAAACGATgagaggaagagctgcgctGATTCCTGTATTCGCACTTTCCAAGGCCGATGCACGACCAAGGAGGGGAAGCAGCGCTGAATCGTCAACGCTGTCTCCTACCCTCTCTATTCCCTCCCCTATCAATACCATCTCTTCCCGTTTTCGTGCTTCACGTCGTTGGTCTCGTCCTCTTCCACTAGCCTCTTATCTCC
It encodes the following:
- a CDS encoding proteasome alpha 5 subunit, putative; amino-acid sequence: MFTSKSEYDRGVNTFSPEGRIFQIEYAVEAIKLGSTSLGIRTPEGVVLAAEKRVPSTLVVPSSMSKIMEIDSHIATVMSGMVADARILVEHARVESQNHRFTYNEPMSVESCTLATCDLSIQFGESGGKRKLMSRPFGVSLLIAGVDEKGPQLWQTDPSGTHTRYDAQAIGGGAEAAQSVFTERYHRNMTLEEGETLAVDILKQVMEDQLSPENIEVAVVRADDGKLHMYTPTEIKAIMSRMPE